A region from the Catellatospora sp. TT07R-123 genome encodes:
- a CDS encoding EAL domain-containing protein, producing MRNATARSRSVASSTASIHFTASTSITTAQATTTGHSQRPLSAAYRLIFVNVEPVSMRSACPTDLTDLNERAYRELQVVVEITERQLDRDPAALVASIAGLRARSARIALDDVGANPVTLATLPLVSPEVIKLDRTVVQERTTGRVSRVVNAALAEAERTGAVILAEGIETERHLAVASSMGATFGQGWYFGRPGVLPGHFPDPGPQLPRVPTIGDGPTTPFEHASRHRTARPTTKELLIPLSRHIESQSLSRESIVLLSTFQDLRYFRQAEDRYRKLAGHAFLVAAFGANMPDEPAPGVRGAALPPEDPLIREWNVIVIGTYFACALFAGDRGRPGTGEGSREFDVIVSYDRDIVIDAARTLVPRLQAITQISPFA from the coding sequence GTGCGTAACGCGACCGCGCGCAGCCGGTCGGTGGCGAGCAGCACCGCGAGCATCCACTTCACGGCCAGCACCAGCATCACGACGGCGCAGGCCACCACGACCGGCCACAGCCAGCGGCCGTTGTCGGCGGCGTACCGGCTCATTTTCGTCAACGTCGAGCCGGTGTCGATGCGTTCTGCCTGCCCCACTGATCTGACCGACCTGAACGAGCGGGCATACCGAGAACTCCAGGTGGTCGTCGAGATCACCGAACGCCAACTCGACCGCGATCCCGCAGCGCTGGTCGCCTCCATCGCAGGGCTGCGGGCCCGGTCGGCCCGGATCGCCCTTGACGACGTCGGGGCCAACCCGGTAACCCTCGCCACGTTGCCTCTGGTCTCCCCGGAAGTGATCAAACTGGATCGCACCGTCGTGCAGGAGCGCACCACCGGCCGGGTCTCCCGCGTGGTCAACGCCGCACTGGCCGAGGCCGAACGCACCGGCGCGGTCATCCTCGCCGAGGGCATCGAGACCGAACGGCACCTCGCCGTCGCCTCCTCCATGGGCGCGACCTTCGGCCAGGGCTGGTACTTCGGTCGGCCCGGTGTGCTGCCCGGCCACTTCCCCGACCCAGGCCCGCAGCTCCCCCGGGTTCCGACGATCGGCGACGGGCCGACCACTCCCTTCGAACACGCCAGTCGGCACCGGACCGCCCGGCCCACCACCAAGGAACTGCTGATCCCCCTCAGCAGGCACATCGAAAGCCAGAGCCTCTCCCGCGAATCGATCGTGCTGCTGTCCACGTTCCAGGACCTGCGGTACTTCCGGCAGGCTGAAGACCGCTACCGCAAGCTGGCGGGCCACGCGTTCCTGGTCGCCGCGTTCGGCGCGAACATGCCCGACGAACCGGCTCCCGGCGTACGCGGTGCCGCACTGCCCCCTGAGGATCCGCTCATCCGCGAGTGGAACGTCATCGTGATCGGCACCTACTTCGCGTGCGCCCTGTTCGCCGGTGATCGCGGCCGTCCGGGCACCGGCGAGGGCAGCCGGGAGTTCGACGTCATCGTCAGCTACGACCGCGACATCGTGATCGACGCTGCGCGCACCCTCGTGCCACGGCTGCAAGCGATCACGCAGATCTCGCCGTTCGCGTAG
- a CDS encoding diguanylate cyclase — protein MVHEDRVPSDGRDRVLLGFALGCLGWLLLYATLIYLSRDTPSLAHFTGEILYLVPIAAFVGLSRYAARRATGRSRTAWRLLFTASLLWLAGDLTWAYYVYTSPGGPPVPTLADLFYLLRYVFTILGIVVGLGLRLRGLLDALLVAAAGAAIGWQVVIAPLVPETWHAAEFVNFLYPVFSVIIVAMLGALLLVAPRRVPSAMIIVGVAFGFAVVMDAIYAYLSVLHPYTSATWLNVGWQVEAVLMCLAALMAGRHPADEREPLAAREVAFLPALVAVLIVGSLALADMILVGHISRVTLSVALLLLMGLLVRQIVAARDRARLTEQLRTAAITDSLTGLYNRRYFQEKLAAATAADHGPLSIILVDLDHFKTVNDTYGHSVGDAVLSEVADRLRRPMRGSDLLCRYGGEEFVCLLPHTDGRAALDLAERLRADLRAAPVVVPGVAEPLPLTASFGVACADPADHGGRLAVDDVIEAADRALYGAKALGRDRVLGCGAFGQVDAAPALGLPPALIWLADETDRICGDGFRSAAISGWARTTAARLGLDEATQQRIAAAARLRGLACADLDGCRHHRHDLPDDRGTRPAPDLGGDCRTRPEQTARRLGELANRPDLVPVLAAHHARHDGTGHPRGLAGPEIPIGARIIAVCDAWADACGTSSPYPPVPGSPRLMLEAGRGTRFDPAVLDAFLALLTEGEIADRCD, from the coding sequence ATGGTGCACGAAGACCGGGTGCCGTCGGACGGCCGCGATCGGGTTCTGCTCGGCTTCGCGCTGGGGTGCCTCGGCTGGCTGCTGCTGTACGCCACGCTGATCTACCTGAGCCGCGACACGCCGAGCCTGGCCCACTTCACCGGCGAGATCCTCTACCTCGTCCCCATCGCCGCCTTCGTCGGCCTGAGCCGGTACGCCGCGCGGCGCGCCACGGGTCGCAGCCGCACTGCCTGGCGGCTGCTGTTCACCGCGAGCCTGCTGTGGCTGGCCGGCGACCTGACCTGGGCCTATTACGTGTACACCTCGCCCGGCGGCCCGCCGGTGCCCACCCTCGCCGACCTCTTCTACCTGCTGCGCTACGTGTTCACGATCCTCGGCATCGTGGTCGGCCTGGGCCTGCGGCTGCGCGGGCTGCTCGACGCGCTGCTGGTGGCCGCGGCCGGGGCGGCGATCGGCTGGCAGGTGGTCATCGCCCCGCTTGTGCCGGAGACCTGGCACGCCGCCGAGTTCGTCAACTTCCTCTACCCGGTGTTCTCAGTGATCATCGTGGCGATGCTGGGGGCGCTGCTGCTGGTCGCCCCGCGCCGGGTGCCCAGCGCGATGATCATCGTGGGGGTGGCGTTCGGGTTCGCGGTCGTGATGGACGCGATCTACGCGTACCTCAGCGTGCTGCACCCGTACACCAGCGCGACCTGGCTCAATGTGGGCTGGCAGGTCGAGGCGGTGCTGATGTGCCTGGCCGCGCTGATGGCCGGCCGCCACCCCGCCGACGAACGCGAGCCACTGGCCGCCCGCGAGGTGGCCTTCCTGCCCGCCCTGGTCGCGGTGCTGATCGTCGGCAGCCTCGCCCTCGCGGACATGATCCTGGTCGGGCATATCAGCCGGGTGACGCTGTCCGTCGCCCTGCTGCTGCTGATGGGTCTGCTGGTACGCCAGATCGTCGCCGCCCGCGACCGCGCCCGGCTCACCGAGCAGCTGCGCACCGCCGCCATCACCGACTCACTGACCGGCCTCTACAACCGGCGCTACTTCCAGGAGAAGCTCGCCGCCGCGACGGCGGCGGACCACGGCCCGCTGAGCATCATCCTGGTCGACCTGGACCACTTCAAGACCGTCAACGACACCTACGGCCACTCCGTCGGGGACGCCGTGCTGTCCGAGGTCGCCGACCGGCTGCGGCGCCCGATGCGCGGCAGCGACCTGCTCTGCCGCTACGGCGGTGAGGAGTTCGTCTGCCTGCTGCCGCACACGGACGGCCGGGCGGCGCTGGACCTGGCCGAACGGCTGCGCGCCGACCTGCGCGCGGCCCCGGTCGTGGTGCCGGGAGTGGCCGAGCCGCTGCCCCTGACGGCCTCGTTCGGAGTCGCCTGCGCCGACCCAGCCGACCACGGCGGGCGGCTCGCCGTCGACGACGTCATCGAAGCCGCCGACCGAGCGCTGTACGGCGCCAAGGCACTGGGCCGCGACCGGGTGCTCGGCTGCGGAGCGTTCGGGCAGGTAGACGCCGCCCCGGCGCTGGGCCTCCCGCCGGCGCTGATATGGCTGGCCGACGAGACCGACCGGATCTGCGGCGACGGCTTCCGCAGCGCCGCGATCAGCGGCTGGGCCCGGACCACGGCGGCCCGGCTCGGCCTGGATGAGGCGACCCAGCAGCGCATCGCCGCCGCCGCGCGCCTGCGGGGCCTCGCCTGCGCCGACCTCGACGGCTGCCGCCACCACCGTCACGACCTGCCTGACGACCGCGGCACCCGACCGGCTCCGGACCTCGGCGGTGACTGCCGCACCCGGCCCGAGCAGACCGCGCGGCGGCTCGGCGAGCTGGCGAACCGCCCCGACCTGGTGCCGGTCCTGGCCGCCCATCACGCGCGCCACGACGGCACCGGCCACCCGCGCGGCCTCGCCGGCCCGGAAATCCCCATCGGCGCGCGCATCATCGCCGTCTGCGACGCGTGGGCCGATGCGTGCGGCACGTCATCGCCGTACCCGCCGGTCCCGGGTTCGCCCCGCCTCATGCTCGAAGCGGGCCGGGGTACCCGTTTCGACCCTGCGGTCCTGGACGCCTTCCTCGCGCTCCTCACCGAGGGCGAGATCGCCGACCGTTGCGATTGA
- a CDS encoding DUF402 domain-containing protein — translation MYFTPGQTVLRRCWRGGRITFLQAARVVEDDARGLLLWLPAGVTYWRLMTEDGRNHHDGTVDELGADAMLQPLTWIGHDVLMWQRSGEPWSVWWFFRAGHFVGWYGNLEDSFVRWRDADACGIDFADNALDVLIEPDLSCRWKDEAEFVSRTGHPHYWNAAEAGEIRADGERLIKVAESGEFPFDGTWCDFRPDPTWPVPQRTPGWDRPQAVRTRQ, via the coding sequence ATGTACTTCACGCCTGGGCAGACGGTGCTGCGCCGATGCTGGCGTGGGGGGCGGATCACGTTCCTGCAGGCCGCCCGCGTAGTGGAGGACGACGCGCGGGGCCTGCTGCTATGGCTTCCCGCTGGTGTGACGTACTGGCGGCTCATGACCGAGGACGGACGCAACCACCACGATGGCACGGTCGACGAGCTCGGCGCGGACGCCATGCTGCAGCCGCTCACCTGGATCGGTCACGACGTGCTGATGTGGCAGCGCTCCGGTGAGCCGTGGTCGGTGTGGTGGTTCTTCCGGGCCGGGCATTTCGTCGGCTGGTACGGCAATCTGGAGGACTCCTTCGTCCGCTGGCGCGATGCAGACGCCTGCGGAATCGACTTCGCCGACAACGCACTGGACGTACTGATCGAACCCGATCTGAGCTGCCGCTGGAAGGACGAGGCCGAGTTCGTGTCCAGGACCGGACACCCTCACTATTGGAACGCGGCCGAGGCGGGGGAGATCAGGGCCGACGGAGAGCGTCTGATCAAGGTGGCGGAGTCGGGGGAGTTTCCGTTCGACGGCACCTGGTGCGACTTCCGTCCCGACCCGACGTGGCCGGTTCCGCAGCGCACGCCGGGCTGGGACCGTCCGCAGGCAGTGAGAACTCGTCAATAG
- a CDS encoding SRPBCC family protein, with protein sequence MTTYHAEKRINHDVTDAFAYLADPANLPEYFPRITSARQVGPDRVQTSAVVDTDGDGDTERVSGEAWFHTDEAKHEITWGSPEHRDYHGSLTVTRGGGESTLLSLQIDAADDHPGIQEALDEALESIAQHLATHSAG encoded by the coding sequence GTGACGACCTACCACGCTGAGAAGCGCATCAACCACGACGTGACCGACGCCTTTGCCTATCTGGCCGATCCCGCCAATCTGCCGGAATACTTCCCCCGCATCACCTCCGCCCGGCAGGTCGGGCCGGATCGGGTGCAGACGTCGGCGGTCGTCGACACCGACGGTGACGGCGACACCGAGCGGGTCTCGGGCGAGGCGTGGTTCCACACCGACGAGGCCAAGCACGAGATCACGTGGGGTTCGCCCGAGCATCGCGACTACCACGGTTCCCTCACCGTGACCCGCGGCGGCGGCGAGTCGACCCTGTTGAGCCTGCAGATCGACGCCGCCGACGACCACCCGGGCATCCAGGAGGCTCTCGACGAGGCGCTGGAGTCCATCGCGCAGCATCTGGCGACGCATTCCGCCGGGTGA
- a CDS encoding protein kinase: protein MAPTPPPVLGRRYRLVERLGAGGMAVVWRGYDEVLHRPVAVKLLSPSLAAQPDALALLRAEALAAAKLSHPHLTAVYDYGEETAPDGPVRPYLVMELVEGVTLSQALHAAPQGLGRDRTVEITAQAAGALSAAHARGIVHRDVSPSNIMLTADGVKVLDFGICVLSGTADDSDELVGTVDYMAPERVAGTGEVTAACDVYALGLIFYRCLTGMLPWPPGTPTQRLRDHIRQPPRELPTVDGLPPDLAALCMACLAKDPARRPTAAQVAVQLGPHPADLPAAAPDADQEPTRVLAMSAASLDTARLAESRRFARDRIRLRPTPVAATAALLAAGLAGVAVVGGTGATDHEGRAEAAEPQRCDVVYDERLSATAYDATVTIRANTRRPAASWRLTFTSGHDDPMRAQVPARLLQQGRRVSVTAPDGLEPGRAVVVHLTGGRARPVGRPEQFSLDGLTCQSTSSMVEEVAASPRATAVPADDPGDGSSDDGGKGKGKGKGKGRG from the coding sequence ATGGCACCAACCCCTCCGCCGGTACTCGGGCGGCGCTACCGACTCGTGGAACGGCTCGGCGCCGGCGGCATGGCCGTCGTCTGGCGCGGCTACGACGAGGTCCTGCACCGGCCCGTGGCCGTGAAACTGCTCAGTCCCTCGCTTGCGGCGCAACCGGATGCGCTGGCGCTGCTGCGAGCGGAGGCCCTGGCGGCCGCGAAACTGTCCCACCCGCATCTGACCGCCGTGTACGACTACGGTGAGGAGACCGCCCCCGACGGGCCGGTCAGGCCGTACCTGGTGATGGAGCTCGTCGAAGGCGTGACGCTGTCGCAGGCGCTGCACGCCGCCCCGCAGGGCCTGGGCCGCGACCGCACCGTGGAGATCACCGCGCAGGCCGCCGGGGCCCTGTCCGCCGCACACGCCCGCGGGATCGTCCACCGCGACGTCAGCCCCAGCAACATCATGCTCACCGCCGACGGCGTGAAAGTCCTCGACTTCGGCATCTGCGTTCTGTCCGGCACGGCCGACGACAGCGACGAGCTGGTCGGCACCGTTGACTACATGGCCCCCGAACGGGTCGCCGGAACCGGCGAGGTCACCGCCGCCTGCGACGTCTACGCACTGGGTTTGATCTTCTACCGCTGCCTGACCGGAATGCTGCCATGGCCGCCAGGCACCCCGACCCAGCGGCTGCGCGACCACATCCGCCAACCGCCCCGCGAGCTGCCGACCGTCGACGGACTGCCGCCCGATCTGGCGGCCCTGTGCATGGCCTGCCTGGCCAAGGATCCGGCGCGACGGCCCACCGCCGCCCAGGTCGCCGTGCAGCTGGGTCCGCATCCCGCCGACCTGCCCGCGGCGGCGCCCGACGCCGACCAGGAACCCACGCGCGTGCTCGCCATGTCCGCCGCCAGCCTGGACACCGCCCGCCTGGCGGAGTCGAGGCGATTCGCACGCGACCGCATACGGCTGCGGCCCACACCGGTGGCAGCCACGGCCGCCCTGCTCGCCGCCGGGCTGGCGGGCGTCGCCGTAGTCGGGGGCACCGGCGCCACCGACCACGAGGGCCGCGCCGAGGCCGCCGAACCGCAGCGGTGCGATGTCGTATACGACGAGCGCCTCAGCGCAACCGCCTACGACGCGACGGTGACCATCCGCGCCAACACCCGCCGGCCCGCAGCCAGCTGGCGGCTGACCTTCACCAGCGGCCACGACGACCCCATGCGCGCGCAGGTCCCGGCGCGGCTGCTCCAGCAGGGCCGACGGGTGTCGGTCACCGCACCGGACGGGCTGGAGCCGGGGCGTGCGGTGGTCGTGCACCTGACCGGAGGCCGGGCCAGGCCCGTGGGGCGGCCCGAACAGTTCTCACTGGACGGCCTGACGTGCCAGAGCACCAGCAGCATGGTCGAGGAGGTGGCCGCCAGTCCTCGTGCGACGGCCGTCCCCGCTGACGATCCGGGTGACGGCTCCTCAGACGACGGCGGCAAAGGCAAGGGCAAGGGCAAAGGCAAGGGCAGAGGATGA
- a CDS encoding CsbD family protein gives MGAVDEAKHKAQELIGQAKEKFGDATDNHSLQAEGVAEQAKAKAAQVGDDLRDAVRGRDRDEQETEQRR, from the coding sequence GTGGGTGCCGTGGACGAGGCCAAGCACAAGGCCCAGGAGCTGATCGGGCAGGCGAAGGAGAAGTTCGGTGACGCCACCGACAACCACTCGCTGCAGGCCGAGGGTGTCGCCGAGCAGGCCAAGGCGAAGGCGGCCCAGGTGGGCGACGACCTGCGCGACGCCGTCCGGGGTCGCGACCGCGACGAGCAGGAGACCGAGCAGCGGCGCTGA
- a CDS encoding YihY/virulence factor BrkB family protein — MSDRSAPTAPPPDAGPRSPAQLDRHAWWAALRRTVKETDRDNLQVWAAALTYYGVLSLFPGLLVLVAVVGLLDDALVGQVLGEVTPIMPTAVRDILTAALANVQANGGKAGIAAIIGLVVALWSASGYIDAFRQASNAIYDVPEGRPLWKRLPIRLAVTVVTGALLVASVLIVVLSGRLAEAVGGVLGLPEAAVATWKVLKWPVLAVLVSVLFAVLYWASPNARQGGFRWISPGCVVAVVLWVAVSAGFGLYAAHFGSYAATYGSLGGVIVFLVWLWLSNLALLFGAELDAELERQRAIAAGHPADQEPYLQVRDDRAIGDDGGQH; from the coding sequence ATGTCTGACCGCTCCGCACCGACCGCACCGCCGCCGGACGCCGGACCCCGCAGCCCGGCCCAGTTGGACCGGCACGCCTGGTGGGCCGCGCTGCGCCGCACCGTCAAGGAGACCGACCGCGACAACCTCCAGGTATGGGCGGCCGCGCTGACCTACTACGGGGTCCTGTCGCTGTTCCCCGGCCTGCTGGTGCTGGTCGCGGTCGTCGGGCTGCTCGACGACGCCCTCGTCGGCCAGGTCCTGGGCGAGGTCACCCCGATCATGCCGACCGCGGTGCGCGACATCCTGACCGCCGCGCTGGCCAACGTGCAGGCCAACGGAGGCAAGGCCGGGATCGCGGCGATCATCGGCCTGGTGGTCGCGCTGTGGTCGGCCTCGGGCTACATCGACGCGTTCCGGCAGGCGTCCAACGCGATCTACGACGTACCCGAGGGGCGGCCGCTGTGGAAGCGGCTGCCGATCCGGCTCGCCGTCACCGTGGTGACCGGCGCGCTGCTGGTCGCCAGCGTCCTGATCGTGGTGCTCAGCGGGCGGCTCGCGGAGGCGGTCGGGGGCGTGCTGGGGCTGCCGGAGGCCGCCGTGGCGACCTGGAAGGTCCTGAAGTGGCCGGTGCTGGCGGTGCTGGTGTCCGTGCTGTTCGCGGTCTTGTACTGGGCCTCGCCCAACGCCAGGCAGGGCGGGTTCCGCTGGATCAGTCCCGGCTGTGTGGTCGCGGTCGTGCTGTGGGTCGCCGTGTCGGCCGGGTTCGGCCTGTACGCCGCGCACTTCGGCTCGTACGCCGCGACCTACGGCAGCCTCGGCGGCGTCATCGTGTTCCTGGTCTGGCTGTGGCTGTCGAACCTCGCCCTGCTGTTCGGTGCGGAGCTGGACGCCGAGCTGGAGCGGCAGCGCGCCATCGCGGCCGGCCACCCCGCCGACCAGGAGCCCTATTTGCAGGTGCGGGACGACCGTGCCATCGGCGACGACGGCGGGCAGCACTGA
- a CDS encoding aldo/keto reductase — MKGTTMQQRSLGQQGLAVSAVGFGAMGISSFYGPGDEQGGVATIRRAHELGVTFFDTAELYGWGENEKIVGRAVRDFRDDIVIATKFGFKPDFSLDSRPEHIREVVDNSLRYLGIDTIDLLYQHRVDPAVPIEDVAGTVKELIQAGKVKYFGLSEAGPQTIRKAHAVQPVSALQTEYSLFERAAEQLFPTLDELGVGFVAYSPLGRGFITGTAKPAGEYDQNDMRNRDLRWQPGNFEKNVEAVERLGALAASKGATVAQLALAWLLAQGEHIVPIPGTRSPRRVEENAGAAGLDLTKADLAAIDEILPTGGYGARYAQLPTWV, encoded by the coding sequence ATGAAGGGCACCACCATGCAGCAGCGCAGCCTCGGGCAGCAGGGCCTGGCGGTCTCGGCCGTCGGCTTCGGCGCGATGGGCATCTCCTCGTTCTACGGGCCGGGTGACGAGCAGGGGGGCGTCGCGACCATCCGCCGCGCCCACGAGCTCGGCGTCACCTTCTTCGACACCGCCGAGCTCTACGGCTGGGGCGAGAACGAGAAGATCGTCGGCAGGGCCGTCAGGGACTTCCGGGACGACATCGTGATCGCCACGAAGTTCGGCTTCAAGCCCGACTTCAGCCTCGACAGCCGTCCCGAGCACATCCGCGAGGTGGTCGACAACAGCCTGCGCTACCTCGGCATCGACACCATCGACCTGCTCTACCAGCACCGCGTCGACCCGGCGGTGCCGATCGAGGACGTCGCGGGCACGGTAAAGGAGCTCATCCAGGCGGGCAAGGTCAAGTACTTCGGGCTGAGCGAAGCCGGGCCGCAGACGATCCGCAAGGCCCACGCCGTACAGCCGGTGTCGGCCCTGCAGACCGAGTACAGCCTCTTCGAACGCGCCGCCGAGCAGCTCTTCCCGACCCTGGACGAACTCGGCGTCGGCTTCGTCGCGTACTCGCCGCTGGGCCGCGGCTTCATCACCGGCACCGCCAAACCCGCCGGGGAGTACGACCAGAACGACATGCGCAACCGCGACCTGCGCTGGCAGCCCGGGAACTTCGAGAAGAACGTCGAGGCCGTCGAGCGGCTGGGCGCCCTGGCCGCGTCGAAGGGCGCGACCGTCGCCCAGCTCGCGCTGGCCTGGCTGCTCGCCCAGGGTGAGCACATCGTGCCGATTCCCGGCACCCGCAGCCCGCGCCGGGTCGAGGAGAACGCCGGAGCCGCCGGGCTGGACCTCACCAAGGCCGACCTCGCCGCCATCGACGAGATCCTGCCCACCGGCGGCTACGGCGCCCGCTACGCGCAGCTGCCCACCTGGGTCTGA
- a CDS encoding TetR/AcrR family transcriptional regulator: MTTDPSPSKPGLRERKKRDVQHTIRTAALRLFLQHGYAAVSVEQIAAAANVARTTFFNYFPSKEAVLTDPDPDLVERWRQRWTSRPPGEQPWTSLTAMLVQCTRDLSDWLLAVKQLKSADAGAAPNLYGGNDPLTRPLRTWVVDEASEQRRAAARLQFAVANAALSTAFEEWDAAEPIEELVELVQRYLDQLAPAFAA, encoded by the coding sequence GTGACCACCGACCCCTCGCCGTCGAAGCCGGGCCTGCGCGAGCGCAAGAAGCGCGATGTCCAGCACACCATCCGTACGGCGGCGCTGCGCCTGTTCCTGCAGCACGGCTATGCGGCGGTCAGTGTCGAGCAGATCGCCGCCGCGGCGAACGTCGCCCGCACCACGTTCTTCAACTACTTCCCCAGCAAGGAAGCCGTCCTCACCGACCCCGACCCCGACCTGGTGGAACGCTGGCGCCAGCGGTGGACCTCGCGGCCGCCGGGCGAGCAGCCGTGGACCTCTCTGACCGCGATGCTGGTGCAGTGCACCCGCGACCTGTCCGACTGGCTGTTGGCGGTCAAGCAGCTCAAGTCGGCGGACGCCGGGGCGGCACCCAACCTGTACGGCGGCAACGACCCGCTGACCAGGCCGCTGCGCACCTGGGTGGTCGACGAGGCTTCCGAGCAGCGGCGCGCCGCCGCGCGGCTGCAGTTCGCCGTCGCGAACGCCGCGCTCAGCACGGCGTTCGAGGAATGGGACGCCGCGGAGCCGATCGAGGAGCTCGTGGAACTGGTCCAGCGCTACCTCGATCAGCTCGCCCCGGCGTTCGCCGCCTGA
- a CDS encoding hemerythrin domain-containing protein, giving the protein MSQTARAGSRQQKSTATAARKSVSKDAASAVGKPKTTAKKSIVGKAATTGQDAIALLKADHKTVEGLFKKFEKAGDSAYATKRRIVDEVITELTRHAYIEETIFYPTARQAAPDTGEHVLESVEEHHVVAWMLSELGGADARDERFDAKMTVLMENVRHHVKEEEQEWFPQVRKAMGRNRLRELGERMQAAKADAPADPLALRSARA; this is encoded by the coding sequence ATGAGCCAGACCGCGCGCGCCGGATCGCGCCAGCAGAAGTCCACCGCGACCGCGGCACGCAAGTCGGTGTCGAAGGACGCCGCCTCAGCCGTGGGCAAGCCGAAGACCACCGCGAAGAAGTCGATCGTCGGAAAGGCCGCGACCACCGGGCAGGACGCGATCGCCCTGCTGAAGGCCGACCACAAGACCGTGGAGGGCCTGTTCAAGAAGTTCGAGAAGGCGGGCGACAGCGCGTACGCGACCAAGCGCCGCATCGTCGACGAGGTGATCACGGAGCTGACCCGCCACGCCTACATCGAGGAGACGATCTTCTACCCGACCGCCCGGCAGGCCGCACCCGACACCGGCGAGCACGTCCTGGAAAGCGTCGAGGAGCACCACGTGGTCGCCTGGATGCTGTCGGAGCTCGGCGGCGCCGATGCCCGGGACGAGCGGTTCGACGCGAAGATGACGGTGCTGATGGAGAACGTGCGCCACCACGTCAAGGAAGAGGAGCAGGAGTGGTTCCCGCAGGTTCGCAAGGCCATGGGCCGCAACCGGCTGCGGGAGCTGGGCGAGCGGATGCAGGCGGCCAAGGCCGACGCCCCGGCCGACCCGCTGGCCCTGCGCAGCGCCCGCGCCTGA
- a CDS encoding triacylglycerol lipase has translation MSVPVVDVWGPASPGARSSFPPAPEPHEEWPLAGGTAWVYYSPLNRRQLIRPVILSDGFSGGASNLDQLWQGLEENGDFRFVSELHACGRDVIILGYDNRTASITDNADTAVDCIRRALAERVGRAKLVVGGFSMGGMVTRYALAKMEQDPTLPDHETSVYLSYDSPHQGAWFPISLQAFMHFATDNWADDPTVGPALRQFAALLNSPAARQMARWHLEKIGDTAEQAPERVAFLRALDEVGGWPRNVRRIGVANGVDTGTGNGVKPDVTAVRGNGRTLSDTWLKTQAQGDQVVARLQKAGDQPISVRAGGLPAVDGAPGGLFTMPSPAGDPGSFGLAALLMGLLGNAVDEGVIATSCFIPSISAVAAGDVDDQNALYRPITPDQSELDAFLCASRNEGHTTMTEELGAWIVNEIVAAG, from the coding sequence ATGTCCGTACCCGTCGTCGACGTATGGGGACCGGCCTCACCCGGGGCACGCTCCTCGTTTCCCCCCGCACCGGAGCCGCATGAGGAATGGCCTCTCGCCGGCGGAACCGCCTGGGTCTACTACAGCCCGCTGAACCGCAGGCAGCTCATCCGGCCCGTCATCCTGTCCGACGGCTTCTCCGGCGGGGCCAGCAACCTCGACCAGCTCTGGCAGGGCCTGGAGGAGAACGGCGACTTCCGCTTCGTCTCCGAGCTCCACGCCTGCGGTCGTGACGTGATCATCCTCGGTTACGACAACCGGACGGCGTCGATCACGGACAACGCCGACACCGCCGTCGACTGCATCCGCCGGGCTCTGGCCGAGCGGGTGGGCCGGGCGAAGCTGGTCGTGGGCGGTTTCAGCATGGGCGGGATGGTCACCCGCTACGCGCTGGCCAAGATGGAGCAGGACCCGACGCTCCCCGACCACGAGACGTCCGTCTACCTCTCCTACGACTCGCCCCACCAGGGCGCCTGGTTCCCGATCTCGCTCCAGGCGTTCATGCACTTCGCGACGGACAACTGGGCAGACGACCCCACCGTGGGCCCCGCCCTGCGCCAGTTCGCCGCGCTGCTCAACAGCCCCGCCGCCCGGCAGATGGCCCGGTGGCACCTCGAGAAGATCGGGGACACCGCGGAGCAGGCCCCGGAGCGGGTGGCGTTCCTGCGGGCACTCGACGAGGTCGGGGGCTGGCCGCGCAACGTCCGCAGGATCGGCGTCGCCAACGGGGTGGACACCGGCACCGGAAACGGCGTCAAGCCGGACGTGACCGCGGTCCGGGGCAACGGCAGGACGCTGAGCGACACGTGGCTCAAGACCCAGGCGCAGGGCGACCAGGTGGTCGCCAGGCTCCAGAAGGCAGGCGACCAGCCGATCTCGGTCCGCGCCGGTGGTCTGCCCGCCGTCGACGGCGCCCCCGGCGGCCTGTTCACCATGCCGTCCCCGGCGGGCGACCCCGGCAGCTTCGGCCTGGCCGCCCTGCTCATGGGCCTGCTGGGCAACGCGGTGGACGAGGGCGTCATCGCCACGTCCTGCTTCATCCCCAGCATCAGCGCCGTCGCCGCCGGTGACGTCGACGACCAGAACGCGCTCTACCGCCCGATCACGCCGGACCAGAGCGAACTCGACGCCTTCCTGTGTGCCAGCCGCAACGAAGGACACACGACCATGACCGAGGAACTCGGCGCGTGGATCGTGAACGAGATCGTCGCGGCCGGATGA